The following proteins are encoded in a genomic region of Pseudomonas saponiphila:
- a CDS encoding DNA polymerase III subunit delta' has protein sequence MAEVFPWQDGLWQQLAGRTQHAHAYLLHGPAGIGKRALAERLMARLLCQRPNGLDACGQCKSCLLLQAGSHPDNYVLEPEEADKAIKVDQVRELVSFVVQTAQLGGRKVVLIEPVESMNINASNALLKSLEEPSGDTVLLLVSHQPSRLLPTIKSRCVQQACPLPSAAMSQQWLAGALPECSDEERLELLTLAAGSPLAAVGLQAQGVREQRALVVDGVKKLLKQQQSPTQLAEAWNAIPLLLLFDWFCDWSNLILRYQLTQDEDGLGLQDMRKVLQYLAQKSGQDKVLAIQDWILAQRQKVLSKANLNRVLLLEALLVQWAALPSRH, from the coding sequence GTGGCTGAAGTCTTTCCCTGGCAGGACGGCCTCTGGCAGCAGTTGGCCGGGCGCACGCAACATGCCCACGCCTATCTGCTGCACGGCCCGGCGGGCATTGGCAAGCGAGCGCTGGCCGAACGCCTGATGGCGCGTCTGCTGTGCCAGCGCCCGAACGGGCTGGATGCCTGTGGCCAGTGCAAGTCCTGCCTGCTGCTCCAGGCCGGTAGTCATCCGGACAACTACGTACTGGAGCCCGAAGAGGCGGACAAGGCGATCAAGGTCGACCAGGTGCGTGAGTTGGTGAGCTTCGTGGTGCAGACCGCGCAGTTGGGGGGGCGCAAGGTGGTGCTGATCGAGCCGGTGGAGTCGATGAACATCAATGCGTCCAACGCCTTGCTGAAAAGCCTTGAGGAGCCTTCCGGGGATACCGTGCTGCTCTTGGTGAGTCATCAGCCGAGCCGCTTGCTGCCGACCATCAAGAGTCGCTGTGTCCAGCAGGCATGTCCCTTGCCCAGTGCGGCGATGAGCCAGCAATGGCTGGCCGGGGCCCTGCCCGAATGTTCCGATGAAGAGCGCTTGGAGCTGCTGACCCTGGCTGCCGGATCGCCGCTGGCCGCCGTCGGCTTGCAGGCCCAGGGGGTTCGCGAGCAGAGGGCGCTGGTGGTGGACGGGGTGAAGAAGTTGCTCAAGCAGCAACAATCGCCGACCCAGCTGGCCGAGGCCTGGAACGCCATTCCTCTGTTGCTGTTGTTCGACTGGTTCTGTGACTGGTCGAACCTGATCCTGCGTTACCAGTTGACCCAGGACGAGGATGGCCTGGGTTTGCAGGACATGCGCAAGGTGTTGCAGTACCTGGCGCAGAAGTCCGGCCAGGACAAAGTGCTGGCGATCCAGGACTGGATCCTGGCCCAGCGCCAAAAGGTCCTGAGCAAGGCTAACCTCAACCGCGTGTTGCTGTTGGAGGCGCTGTTGGTGCAATGGGCGGCGTTGCCGTCCCGGCACTGA
- the tmk gene encoding dTMP kinase, with protein MTGLFITLEGPEGAGKSTNREYLAERLRAAGIEVVLTREPGGTPLAERIREVLLTPGEEVMNADTELLLVFAARAQHLATVIRPALARGAVVLCDRFTDSTYAYQGAGRGLSLERIEALERFVQGELRPDLTLVFDLPVDVGLARASARGRLDRFEQEGQAFFQKVRQAYLTRAAAAPQRYCLVDAAQPLALVQQSLDALLPQLLERARG; from the coding sequence GTGACTGGCTTGTTTATTACCCTGGAAGGCCCGGAAGGCGCCGGGAAAAGCACCAACCGCGAGTACCTCGCCGAGCGCCTGCGCGCCGCGGGCATTGAAGTGGTGTTGACCCGTGAGCCCGGCGGCACGCCCTTGGCCGAGCGGATTCGCGAAGTGCTGCTGACGCCGGGTGAGGAAGTCATGAATGCCGACACCGAGTTGCTGTTGGTGTTCGCTGCCCGTGCCCAGCATCTGGCCACGGTGATTCGCCCGGCACTGGCCCGCGGCGCGGTGGTCTTGTGTGACCGTTTCACCGATTCAACCTACGCCTATCAGGGCGCCGGTCGTGGCCTTAGCCTTGAGCGCATCGAGGCCCTGGAACGTTTTGTCCAGGGTGAGCTGCGCCCGGATCTGACCCTGGTTTTCGACTTGCCGGTGGATGTCGGCCTGGCCCGGGCCAGTGCCCGCGGTCGGCTGGATCGCTTCGAACAGGAGGGGCAGGCGTTTTTCCAGAAGGTGCGCCAGGCGTACCTGACCCGCGCAGCCGCCGCACCTCAGCGTTATTGCCTGGTGGATGCGGCGCAGCCCCTGGCCCTGGTCCAGCAGTCCCTGGATGCCCTGTTGCCGCAATTGCTGGAGCGCGCCCGTGGCTGA
- the mltG gene encoding endolytic transglycosylase MltG, protein MRRKLLLLLETGLVLAGLLLGASAWKLHSALEQPLNLSQEQLLDVPAGSTPTGTFNRLQADGVIRDGFWLRLYWRFNLQGQPLHSGEYRMTPGMTAEGLIGLWQRGEVVQYSLTLVEGWNFRQVRNALVKSDKLQQTLAGLSDSQVMEKLGHGGVFPEGRFFPDTYRYVKGMTDAELLEKAFDRLDDVLAKEWSKRADDAPYNDPYQALIMASLVEKETGVPQERGQIAGVFVRRMQIGMLLQTDPTVIYGLGERYTGKLTRAHLKEATPYNTYVIAGLPPTPIAMVGREAIHAALNPLPGKSLYFVARGDGSHVFSDDLDAHNSAVREFQLKRRADYRSSPAPLAAPATPESPTPTVTPSPDSASPAPAEAPVAVDPAPAPKSPQ, encoded by the coding sequence GTGAGACGTAAATTACTGCTCCTGCTGGAAACCGGACTGGTCCTGGCAGGGCTGCTGCTGGGCGCGAGTGCCTGGAAACTGCACTCGGCCCTGGAACAACCGCTGAACCTCTCCCAGGAGCAGTTGCTGGATGTTCCCGCCGGTTCGACGCCCACCGGCACCTTCAATCGTCTGCAAGCCGATGGCGTGATCCGGGATGGGTTCTGGTTGCGTCTGTACTGGCGCTTCAATCTTCAGGGCCAGCCTCTGCACAGTGGCGAGTACCGCATGACGCCAGGCATGACGGCCGAAGGTCTGATCGGTCTCTGGCAGCGCGGCGAGGTGGTGCAGTACAGCCTGACCCTGGTGGAAGGCTGGAACTTCCGCCAGGTGCGCAATGCCTTGGTCAAGAGTGACAAGCTGCAGCAGACCCTGGCTGGCCTCAGCGACAGTCAGGTGATGGAGAAACTCGGCCACGGCGGGGTGTTTCCCGAAGGACGTTTCTTCCCCGATACCTATCGTTATGTAAAGGGCATGACCGACGCCGAGCTTCTGGAAAAAGCCTTCGACCGTCTGGACGATGTGCTGGCCAAAGAGTGGAGCAAGCGAGCTGATGACGCGCCTTACAACGACCCTTATCAGGCGCTGATCATGGCGTCGCTGGTGGAAAAGGAAACCGGCGTGCCACAGGAGCGTGGACAGATCGCCGGGGTTTTTGTCCGGCGCATGCAGATCGGCATGCTGCTGCAAACCGACCCGACGGTGATCTATGGTCTGGGCGAGCGCTATACCGGCAAACTGACCCGGGCCCATCTCAAGGAGGCCACGCCCTACAACACCTACGTGATTGCCGGGCTGCCGCCGACGCCGATTGCCATGGTCGGGCGCGAGGCGATTCACGCCGCCCTCAATCCGCTGCCGGGCAAGAGCCTGTATTTCGTTGCCCGGGGCGATGGCAGCCATGTGTTCTCCGATGACCTGGATGCCCATAACAGTGCCGTGCGCGAGTTCCAGCTCAAGCGCCGCGCCGACTACCGCTCCAGCCCGGCGCCGCTGGCCGCTCCGGCCACGCCTGAGAGCCCGACGCCAACCGTCACTCCGAGCCCGGACAGCGCGTCGCCAGCGCCCGCCGAAGCTCCCGTTGCGGTGGACCCGGCGCCCGCACCGAAAAGCCCGCAATGA
- the pabC gene encoding aminodeoxychorismate lyase yields the protein MHCWVDGRPADALSLKDRGLAYGDGLFETIAVRSGQPQLLERHLQRLAEGCRRLALNADQALIRHEVLAYAAALGEGVLKLILTRGDSLRGYAADPAAMARRILQGAALPAYPAANAEQGIVLFPCATRLSEQPLLAGLKHLNRLEQVLARAEWRDAEHAEGLMLDGAGRVIEAVFSNLFLVSQGRLLTADLSRCGVAGVMRAEILFQAASLGISVEVTDISLDQLQQADEVFVCNSVYGIWPVRACAGMRWSAGPLTRKLQGITRALLDA from the coding sequence ATGCACTGCTGGGTCGACGGTCGGCCGGCTGACGCGCTGTCGCTCAAGGACCGCGGCCTGGCCTATGGCGATGGTCTGTTCGAGACCATCGCTGTCAGATCCGGGCAGCCGCAACTGTTGGAGCGGCACTTGCAGCGTCTGGCCGAGGGCTGTCGACGTTTGGCGCTGAATGCGGATCAGGCGCTGATTCGCCACGAAGTGCTGGCCTATGCGGCGGCGTTGGGGGAGGGCGTGCTCAAGCTGATCCTGACCCGTGGCGACAGTCTGCGGGGTTATGCTGCCGATCCGGCAGCCATGGCGCGACGCATTCTCCAGGGCGCTGCCTTGCCGGCCTATCCTGCGGCGAATGCCGAGCAGGGTATCGTGCTGTTTCCCTGCGCCACGCGTTTATCCGAGCAGCCGTTACTGGCGGGCCTCAAGCATCTCAACCGCCTCGAACAGGTGCTGGCTCGCGCCGAATGGCGTGATGCCGAACATGCCGAAGGCTTGATGCTCGATGGCGCCGGGCGAGTGATCGAGGCGGTGTTCAGCAATCTGTTCCTGGTCAGTCAGGGGCGCTTGCTGACAGCCGACCTGAGTCGTTGCGGGGTGGCCGGGGTGATGCGCGCGGAAATTCTGTTTCAGGCCGCGTCACTGGGAATTTCCGTGGAGGTTACGGATATCAGTCTCGATCAGTTGCAGCAGGCGGACGAAGTCTTCGTCTGCAATAGCGTCTATGGCATCTGGCCGGTGCGTGCCTGTGCCGGGATGCGCTGGTCGGCCGGACCGCTCACCCGTAAACTGCAGGGCATTACCCGCGCACTACTGGATGCTTGA
- the fabF gene encoding beta-ketoacyl-ACP synthase II produces MSRRRVVVTGMGMLSPLGTDVPSSWQGILAGQSGIGLIEHTDLSAYSTRFGGSVKGFNVEEYLSAKEARKLDLFIQYGLAAGFQAVRNAGLEVTDANRERIGVAMGSGIGGLTNIEETSRTLHDSGPRRISPFFVPGSIINMISGFLSIHLGAQGPNYAISTACTTGTHCIGMAARNIAYGEADVMIAGGAEMAACGLGMGGFGASRALSTRNDEPTRASRPWDKGRDGFVLSDGAGALVLEELEHAKARGATIYAELIGFGMSGDAYHMTSPPADGAGAARCIANALRDAKLNVDQVQYINAHGTSTPAGDLAEAEAIKTVFGEHAYKLAVSSTKSMTGHLLGAAGAIEAIFSVLAINSQVAPPTINLDEPDEGCDLDFVPHTARSMDIDVVLSNSFGFGGTNGSLVFRRFSE; encoded by the coding sequence GTGTCGCGTAGACGCGTCGTAGTCACCGGTATGGGTATGTTGTCGCCACTGGGTACGGATGTACCGAGTAGCTGGCAGGGCATTCTGGCTGGCCAAAGTGGCATTGGTCTGATCGAACACACCGACCTTTCTGCCTATTCCACCCGTTTTGGCGGCTCGGTAAAGGGCTTCAATGTCGAGGAGTACCTGTCGGCCAAAGAGGCCCGCAAACTCGACCTGTTCATTCAGTACGGTCTGGCGGCCGGATTTCAGGCGGTGCGCAACGCCGGCCTGGAAGTCACCGATGCCAACCGTGAACGCATCGGCGTGGCCATGGGTTCGGGTATTGGTGGTTTGACCAATATCGAAGAAACCAGTCGCACCCTGCACGATTCCGGCCCACGGCGGATATCTCCGTTCTTCGTGCCGGGCTCGATCATCAATATGATCTCCGGTTTCCTGTCCATCCACTTGGGTGCCCAGGGGCCGAACTACGCCATTTCCACGGCGTGCACCACCGGCACCCACTGCATCGGCATGGCCGCACGCAACATCGCCTACGGTGAAGCCGACGTGATGATCGCCGGCGGTGCCGAGATGGCCGCCTGCGGCCTGGGCATGGGCGGCTTCGGTGCGTCCCGTGCGCTGTCGACCCGTAACGACGAACCGACCCGCGCCAGCCGTCCCTGGGACAAGGGGCGTGATGGCTTCGTGCTGTCCGATGGTGCCGGTGCCCTTGTGCTGGAAGAGCTGGAGCACGCCAAGGCGCGTGGCGCCACCATCTACGCCGAGCTGATCGGTTTCGGCATGAGTGGCGATGCCTATCACATGACTTCGCCGCCTGCCGATGGCGCCGGCGCCGCTCGCTGCATCGCCAACGCCCTGCGCGACGCCAAGCTCAATGTCGATCAGGTGCAATACATCAACGCTCATGGCACTTCGACCCCTGCCGGTGACCTGGCAGAAGCCGAAGCGATCAAGACGGTGTTTGGCGAGCACGCCTACAAGCTCGCAGTCAGCTCCACCAAGTCCATGACCGGTCACCTGCTGGGTGCTGCCGGGGCGATCGAGGCGATCTTCAGCGTGCTGGCCATCAATAGCCAGGTTGCGCCGCCCACCATCAACCTGGATGAGCCGGATGAGGGCTGCGACCTCGATTTCGTGCCGCACACCGCGCGCAGCATGGACATCGATGTGGTGCTGTCTAACTCCTTCGGCTTTGGTGGCACCAACGGCTCCCTGGTGTTCCGCCGGTTCTCCGAGTGA
- the acpP gene encoding acyl carrier protein, whose amino-acid sequence MSTIEERVKKIVAEQLGVKEEEVVNTASFVEDLGADSLDTVELVMALEEEFETEIPDEEAEKITTVQAAIDYVTSHQA is encoded by the coding sequence ATGAGCACCATCGAAGAGCGCGTCAAGAAAATCGTTGCTGAGCAACTGGGTGTTAAAGAAGAAGAAGTTGTGAACACCGCTTCCTTCGTTGAAGACCTGGGTGCCGACTCCCTTGACACCGTTGAGCTGGTGATGGCTCTGGAAGAGGAATTCGAGACCGAAATCCCTGACGAAGAAGCTGAAAAGATCACTACCGTTCAAGCAGCTATCGACTACGTTACCAGCCACCAGGCTTAA
- the fabG gene encoding 3-oxoacyl-ACP reductase FabG — protein sequence MSLQGKVALVTGASRGIGQAIALELGRMGAIVVGTATSASGAERIAATLKENGIQGAGLELNVTSDESVAAVLASITEQFGAPAILVNNAGITRDNLMMRMKDDEWYDVVDTNLNSLYRLSKGVLRGMTKARWGRIISIGSVVGAMGNAGQVNYAAAKAGLEGFSRALAREVGSRSITVNSVAPGFIDTDMTRELPEAQREALLTQIPLGRLGQAQEIAQVVAFLASDGAAYVTGATIPVNGGMYM from the coding sequence ATGAGTCTGCAAGGTAAAGTTGCACTGGTGACCGGCGCCAGCCGTGGTATCGGCCAGGCCATCGCGCTTGAGCTGGGTCGTATGGGCGCCATCGTGGTGGGTACCGCCACTTCCGCTTCCGGTGCCGAGCGCATCGCCGCTACCCTCAAGGAAAACGGCATTCAGGGCGCCGGCCTTGAGCTCAATGTCACCAGCGACGAGTCCGTGGCTGCGGTGCTGGCCAGCATCACCGAGCAGTTCGGTGCTCCGGCGATTCTGGTGAACAACGCCGGCATCACCCGCGACAATCTGATGATGCGCATGAAAGATGACGAGTGGTACGACGTGGTCGATACCAACTTGAACAGCCTGTATCGCCTGTCCAAGGGCGTTCTGCGCGGCATGACCAAGGCTCGTTGGGGTCGAATTATCAGTATTGGCTCGGTTGTGGGTGCCATGGGCAACGCCGGCCAAGTAAACTACGCCGCCGCCAAAGCCGGTCTGGAAGGTTTCAGCCGTGCCCTGGCGCGTGAAGTAGGTTCGCGGTCGATCACTGTGAACTCGGTTGCTCCAGGTTTTATCGACACCGATATGACCCGTGAGCTGCCGGAAGCACAGCGTGAAGCCCTGCTGACGCAAATTCCGCTGGGTCGTCTGGGCCAGGCTCAAGAGATCGCGCAAGTGGTCGCTTTTCTGGCATCCGACGGTGCGGCATACGTTACCGGGGCTACAATCCCGGTCAATGGCGGGATGTATATGTGA
- the fabD gene encoding ACP S-malonyltransferase: MSASLAFVFPGQGSQSLGMLAELGAQHPLILDTFKEASDALGYDLWALTQQGPEELLNQTDKTQPAILTASIALWRVWLAEGGARPAFVAGHSLGEYSALVAAGSLTLAEAVKLVERRGQLMQEAVPAGQGGMAAILGLDDADVVAACAEAAQGEVVSAVNYNSPGQVVIAGAKAAVDRAIEGCKARGAKRAMPLPVSVPSHCELMRPAAERFAESIAAINWQAPQIPLVQNVSAAVAADLDTLKRDLLEQLYKPVRWVESVQTLAAQGATQLVECGPGKVLAGLNKRCAEGVSTSNLNTPDAFAAARAALA; encoded by the coding sequence ATGTCTGCATCCCTCGCATTCGTCTTTCCAGGACAGGGCTCGCAGTCCCTCGGCATGTTGGCCGAGTTGGGCGCGCAGCACCCGCTGATCCTCGACACATTCAAAGAAGCCTCCGATGCTCTGGGCTACGACCTCTGGGCGCTGACCCAGCAAGGTCCCGAAGAGCTGCTCAATCAAACCGACAAGACTCAACCGGCCATCCTCACCGCTTCCATCGCCCTGTGGCGCGTATGGTTGGCCGAGGGTGGTGCGCGTCCGGCCTTCGTCGCGGGTCACAGCCTGGGTGAATACAGCGCCCTGGTGGCGGCTGGCAGCCTGACTCTGGCCGAAGCGGTCAAGCTGGTCGAGCGTCGTGGCCAGCTGATGCAGGAAGCTGTGCCGGCAGGTCAGGGCGGCATGGCGGCAATTCTTGGTCTGGACGACGCTGATGTCGTGGCGGCCTGTGCAGAAGCGGCGCAAGGTGAAGTGGTCAGTGCGGTGAACTACAACTCCCCGGGCCAGGTGGTCATCGCTGGTGCTAAGGCGGCTGTGGATCGCGCCATCGAGGGCTGCAAGGCCCGCGGTGCCAAGCGTGCCATGCCGCTGCCGGTCAGTGTGCCGTCCCATTGCGAGCTGATGCGTCCTGCGGCAGAGCGTTTTGCCGAGTCGATCGCAGCGATCAACTGGCAGGCGCCGCAGATTCCTCTGGTGCAGAACGTTAGTGCTGCCGTGGCGGCCGACCTCGATACTCTCAAGCGTGACTTGCTGGAGCAGTTGTACAAGCCTGTGCGCTGGGTCGAGTCGGTGCAGACCCTGGCCGCCCAAGGCGCCACCCAATTGGTGGAATGCGGCCCGGGCAAGGTCCTGGCTGGTCTCAACAAGCGCTGCGCCGAAGGCGTGTCGACCTCTAACCTGAATACCCCAGATGCCTTCGCTGCCGCCCGTGCAGCGTTGGCCTGA
- the plsX gene encoding phosphate acyltransferase PlsX — protein sequence MSAQVIAIDAMGGDFGPRSIVQASIACLSATPSLHLTLVGQPSLLEDLLSGHSAVDRARLTIAPASEVITMDEKPAQALRGKPDSSMRVALELLRDEKVQACVSAGNTGALMALSRYVLKTLPGIDRPAMVAAIPTQRGYCQLLDLGANVDCSAEHLLQFAIMGSVAAESLGVVRPRVALLNIGTEDIKGNQQVKLAASLLQQARGLNYIGFVEGDGLYRGEADVVVCDGFVGNILLKSSEGLAIMIAARIEALFRRNLLSRVVGALALPLMRRLQADLAPARHNGASFLGLQGIVVKSHGSAGVQGFQSAIQRALIEIQEDLPRRLHGRLEDLLL from the coding sequence TTGTCCGCTCAAGTCATCGCGATTGACGCAATGGGCGGGGACTTCGGTCCCCGCAGCATTGTTCAGGCCAGTATTGCTTGCCTGTCTGCTACCCCCTCGCTGCATCTGACCCTGGTGGGTCAACCCTCCCTTCTTGAAGATCTGCTTTCCGGCCATTCGGCTGTGGATCGCGCGCGCCTGACAATCGCTCCTGCCAGTGAAGTGATCACCATGGACGAAAAGCCTGCCCAGGCTCTGCGCGGCAAGCCCGATTCTTCGATGCGGGTGGCGCTTGAGCTGCTGCGGGATGAAAAGGTCCAGGCCTGCGTCAGTGCCGGCAATACCGGGGCGTTGATGGCGTTGTCGCGTTACGTGCTCAAAACCCTGCCCGGCATTGATCGTCCGGCGATGGTGGCGGCGATTCCCACTCAACGTGGCTATTGCCAGTTGCTGGACCTGGGCGCCAACGTCGATTGCAGTGCCGAGCATCTGTTGCAATTCGCGATCATGGGTTCGGTTGCGGCGGAAAGTCTGGGGGTTGTCCGGCCACGGGTGGCTTTGCTGAACATTGGCACCGAAGACATCAAGGGTAACCAGCAGGTCAAGCTGGCAGCGAGTCTGCTTCAGCAGGCGCGGGGCCTGAACTACATAGGCTTCGTCGAAGGTGACGGGCTGTATCGTGGCGAGGCGGATGTGGTGGTGTGCGACGGTTTTGTCGGCAACATCCTGCTCAAGTCCAGCGAGGGTCTGGCCATTATGATCGCTGCCCGTATCGAGGCGTTGTTCAGGCGCAATCTGCTGTCCCGGGTTGTGGGGGCGCTGGCCCTGCCACTGATGCGGCGATTGCAGGCGGACCTGGCGCCGGCTCGGCACAACGGTGCGAGCTTTCTCGGGTTGCAGGGAATAGTGGTGAAAAGCCACGGTTCTGCGGGTGTTCAAGGGTTTCAGAGTGCGATTCAGCGTGCGCTGATCGAAATTCAGGAAGACCTGCCGCGACGCCTGCACGGGCGCCTTGAAGATCTGTTGCTTTAG
- the rpmF gene encoding 50S ribosomal protein L32 has translation MAVQQNKKSRSARDMRRSHDALEASTLSVEKTTGEVHLRHHVSPEGVYRGRKVIDKGADE, from the coding sequence ATGGCTGTTCAGCAGAACAAAAAATCCCGCTCTGCCCGTGATATGCGTCGCTCCCACGATGCTCTCGAGGCAAGCACTCTGTCCGTAGAAAAGACCACCGGTGAAGTTCACCTGCGTCACCACGTATCGCCAGAAGGCGTATACCGTGGTCGTAAAGTGATCGACAAGGGCGCTGACGAGTAA
- a CDS encoding YceD family protein — protein MLNDPIPPHVDPRKLADRGTTLQGELLLADLERLCDPLSDNVGTVQAKFVFERDERKAVVIHSSIDVEVKMVCQRCLELVTLPIHSECSYAVVKEGANTQSLPKGYDVLELGEDPLDLQALIEEELLLALPIVPAHHPEECQQPAGLDEPEPSEDEVTRSNPFSVLAQLKRDPNV, from the coding sequence ATGTTGAATGACCCGATTCCACCTCACGTTGACCCGCGCAAATTGGCTGACCGTGGCACCACCCTTCAAGGTGAACTGCTGCTGGCCGATTTGGAGAGACTCTGCGACCCGCTTTCCGACAATGTCGGTACGGTGCAGGCTAAATTCGTTTTCGAGCGTGACGAGCGTAAAGCTGTAGTTATCCACAGCTCCATCGACGTCGAAGTCAAAATGGTTTGCCAGCGTTGTCTTGAGCTGGTCACCCTGCCGATCCACAGCGAGTGCAGTTACGCCGTGGTGAAGGAGGGTGCGAATACCCAGTCGTTGCCGAAAGGTTATGACGTGCTGGAACTGGGCGAAGATCCTTTGGATCTGCAGGCGTTGATCGAGGAGGAGCTTTTGCTTGCCTTGCCCATCGTGCCTGCTCATCATCCGGAAGAATGCCAGCAGCCGGCGGGGCTCGATGAGCCCGAACCGAGCGAGGACGAGGTAACGCGGTCCAACCCGTTCAGTGTATTGGCGCAGTTAAAGCGTGACCCAAACGTTTAG
- a CDS encoding Maf family protein, with product MLPLLLASSSVYRRELLSRLHLPFTCSSPDIDESHRPGESATELVKRLAEEKARTLADTHPAHLIIGSDQVAVLGERIIGKPHTFDKARQQLLDASGSSVTFLTGLALLNSQTGDCQVDCVPFTVNMRILDSARIERYLHTEQPYDCAGSFKAEGLGVSLFQSTSGSDATSLVGLPLIRLVDMLLAQGVEIP from the coding sequence ATGCTGCCTTTATTACTCGCTTCAAGCTCGGTCTACCGCCGGGAATTGCTCTCCCGCCTGCACCTGCCCTTCACCTGCAGCTCTCCCGATATCGACGAAAGCCATCGCCCGGGCGAGTCCGCCACGGAGCTGGTGAAACGCCTGGCCGAAGAAAAAGCTCGCACCCTTGCAGACACCCATCCAGCGCACCTGATCATTGGCTCGGACCAGGTTGCCGTACTGGGCGAACGCATCATTGGCAAACCCCACACTTTCGACAAGGCCCGCCAGCAGCTGCTGGACGCCAGTGGCAGCAGCGTCACCTTCCTCACCGGCCTGGCCCTGCTCAACAGCCAGACCGGCGATTGCCAGGTCGATTGCGTACCCTTCACGGTCAACATGCGCATCCTGGACAGCGCCCGCATTGAACGCTACCTGCACACCGAGCAACCTTACGATTGCGCCGGCAGCTTCAAGGCCGAAGGATTGGGGGTCAGCCTGTTCCAGAGCACCTCCGGCAGCGACGCCACCAGCCTTGTAGGGCTGCCACTGATCCGACTGGTGGACATGCTGCTGGCCCAGGGCGTGGAAATCCCCTGA
- the sppA gene encoding signal peptide peptidase SppA has translation MSDEWKAPSKAGAEEGDDKSWKLLEKTLLAGVQEQRRSRRWGIFFKLLTFVYLFAALALFTPLMTMEKSAARGGSYTAVIDVTGVIADKESASADNIVGSLRTAFDDPKVKGIVLRINSPGGSPVQSGYVYDEIRRLRALHKDTKVYAVISDLGASGAYYIASAADEIYADKASLVGSIGVTAAGYGFVGAMEKLGVERRTYTSGEHKSFLDPFQPQKPDETQFWQGVLDTTHRQFIASVKQGRGERLKDKEHPELFSGLVWSGEQALQLGLIDALGNTSSVARDVIGEKELVDFTVQESPLDRFSKRLGASVAEQIAMWMGFQGPALR, from the coding sequence ATGAGCGACGAATGGAAGGCGCCAAGCAAGGCGGGCGCTGAAGAGGGTGATGATAAGAGCTGGAAGCTGCTGGAAAAGACGCTCCTGGCCGGTGTTCAGGAGCAGCGTCGTTCGCGGCGCTGGGGGATCTTCTTCAAGCTGCTGACCTTTGTGTATCTGTTTGCGGCGTTGGCTTTGTTTACGCCGCTGATGACCATGGAAAAGAGCGCGGCTCGTGGTGGCAGCTACACCGCGGTGATCGATGTCACGGGGGTGATTGCTGATAAGGAGTCGGCCAGTGCGGACAATATCGTCGGCAGTCTGCGTACCGCCTTTGATGATCCCAAGGTCAAGGGTATTGTCCTGCGCATCAACAGCCCTGGCGGCAGTCCGGTGCAGTCTGGCTACGTCTATGACGAGATTCGTCGTCTGCGGGCTTTGCACAAGGACACCAAGGTCTATGCGGTGATTTCTGATCTGGGGGCTTCTGGTGCTTACTACATCGCCAGTGCGGCCGATGAGATCTATGCCGACAAGGCGAGTCTGGTGGGCTCCATTGGTGTTACGGCGGCCGGGTACGGGTTTGTCGGTGCCATGGAGAAGTTGGGGGTCGAGCGTCGTACCTATACCTCTGGCGAGCACAAATCGTTCCTCGATCCGTTCCAGCCGCAGAAGCCTGATGAGACTCAGTTCTGGCAGGGCGTGCTGGACACCACTCATCGTCAGTTCATCGCCAGCGTCAAGCAGGGTCGTGGCGAGCGTCTCAAGGATAAAGAGCATCCTGAGCTGTTCTCGGGGTTGGTCTGGTCCGGTGAGCAGGCGTTGCAGCTGGGCTTGATCGATGCTCTGGGTAATACCAGTTCGGTGGCGCGGGACGTGATTGGTGAGAAGGAGCTGGTGGACTTCACTGTCCAGGAGTCGCCACTCGATCGCTTTTCGAAGAGGTTGGGTGCCAGCGTGGCCGAACAGATCGCCATGTGGATGGGCTTTCAGGGGCCGGCCTTGCGCTGA